In Flavobacterium sp. WV_118_3, one DNA window encodes the following:
- the thiD gene encoding bifunctional hydroxymethylpyrimidine kinase/phosphomethylpyrimidine kinase, producing the protein MKKKYTYPVVLTIAGFDGSGGAGIQGDTNTINALGCYPTSVLTALPVQNTGGVKAIHSIPSEIVALQLQTILEDIRPDAIKIGMVHTQELVAVIVSMLQQYPDIPVVFDPVMVATSGHRLIESETIVAIVDKLFPLATLITPNLDEAAVLTGNPITSVTEMQKAGAMIMQKGCPHVLLKGGHLPTTTLTSLLFDKQGVIATYTSEKIATNNMHGSGCTLSAAIASYLALGNTLSDAVSLAQQYVHRAIAEGADVAIGKGNGPLNHFFEPQQRVKKEKPRYNNEASPK; encoded by the coding sequence ATGAAAAAAAAATATACCTATCCGGTAGTTCTAACCATAGCCGGATTCGACGGAAGCGGTGGCGCCGGAATCCAGGGCGATACCAATACTATCAATGCATTAGGATGTTATCCTACATCGGTGTTAACAGCATTACCGGTACAAAATACGGGTGGCGTAAAAGCGATTCATAGCATTCCGTCGGAGATCGTAGCCTTACAGTTGCAAACGATATTGGAAGACATCCGACCGGATGCGATCAAGATTGGAATGGTGCATACGCAGGAACTGGTAGCGGTTATTGTATCGATGTTACAACAATATCCGGACATTCCGGTGGTATTCGACCCGGTAATGGTCGCTACCAGCGGTCATCGTTTGATTGAATCTGAAACCATAGTTGCAATTGTAGACAAGCTGTTTCCATTGGCTACGCTGATCACGCCGAATCTCGATGAAGCGGCTGTTTTAACCGGAAATCCGATCACCAGCGTAACCGAAATGCAGAAAGCAGGAGCGATGATCATGCAAAAAGGTTGTCCGCATGTATTACTAAAAGGCGGGCATTTGCCAACTACAACACTGACTTCACTTTTATTCGATAAACAAGGTGTGATAGCAACCTATACGTCCGAAAAAATAGCAACCAACAATATGCACGGTTCGGGTTGTACCTTGTCGGCGGCTATTGCGAGTTATCTGGCACTTGGGAACACCTTATCCGACGCCGTTAGTCTGGCGCAACAGTATGTACATCGGGCAATAGCAGAAGGCGCCGATGTTGCAATAGGAAAGGGTAATGGTCCGTTAAATCATTTTTTTGAGCCGCAGCAAAGGGTTAAAAAAGAAAAACCTCGTTACAATAACGAGGCTTCTCCCAAATAA
- a CDS encoding DUF6232 family protein, translating to MKEKVKERFFYRDLTVSVTQSRYITGDKTYALSNISSVTINRIKESRFNPRVVIITGLIALFIPNDFQIMIGGILLIVGIMWHINIRDSFTVRISTNSGETDSIISSDEDYIKKIVSALNEAIIYRG from the coding sequence ATGAAAGAAAAAGTAAAAGAGCGTTTTTTTTATCGGGATCTTACTGTATCCGTAACGCAATCAAGATATATTACTGGTGACAAAACTTATGCGCTAAGTAATATTTCATCGGTTACAATTAATAGAATAAAAGAAAGCCGCTTTAACCCTCGAGTCGTAATAATAACAGGTTTGATTGCTCTTTTTATACCAAATGATTTTCAAATAATGATAGGAGGAATTTTACTTATCGTGGGAATCATGTGGCATATCAATATTAGAGATTCATTTACTGTTCGTATCAGCACTAATTCCGGCGAAACAGATAGCATTATTTCGAGCGACGAAGACTATATCAAAAAAATCGTTTCTGCTTTAAACGAGGCAATTATTTACAGAGGATAA
- a CDS encoding acyltransferase has product MERENNFDFIRLILASLVIFSHSYPLAGYTEIFEQMTDKQLNMGAFSVEGFFILSGYLIMISLRNSKTMISYMWKRYLRLFPALFVMLIITMLLLIVVYEGEDLFVQKDYFTYFRRNITLYRAQYHVKGIFESNPYPRAINGSLWSLSYEFTMYIIMLLLFPFRKMRIALILLIAIWSFCVFANHYNPLLFTELSTKIYLNSDQFYRLGAFFMGGSILSYVNLKKINKPYIKLGLLIILIGSLFFNFYKTTSYIVLPLLMLLVCISYSKKLNYIPHRIGDISYGVYIYGFLVQQTLMYYYSFSPILLTLISLPITYIAAFLSWQYIEKPALQYKNFV; this is encoded by the coding sequence TTGGAAAGAGAAAATAATTTTGATTTTATAAGACTGATACTCGCTTCACTGGTTATTTTTTCACATTCATATCCATTAGCCGGATATACGGAAATTTTTGAACAAATGACCGATAAGCAGCTAAATATGGGCGCTTTTTCGGTAGAAGGATTTTTTATTTTAAGCGGCTACCTGATTATGATTAGCTTACGAAATAGTAAAACGATGATCAGCTATATGTGGAAGCGGTATTTACGACTTTTTCCAGCACTGTTTGTAATGTTAATAATCACCATGTTACTATTAATTGTGGTATATGAAGGGGAAGATCTTTTTGTTCAAAAAGATTACTTTACCTATTTTCGAAGAAACATTACGCTATATCGGGCACAATATCACGTAAAAGGAATTTTTGAAAGCAATCCGTATCCCAGAGCGATAAACGGTAGTCTATGGTCGTTAAGCTACGAGTTTACGATGTATATTATTATGCTGCTTTTATTTCCATTTCGAAAAATGAGAATTGCATTGATACTACTAATAGCCATTTGGTCTTTTTGTGTTTTTGCCAACCATTACAACCCGCTGTTATTTACTGAACTATCTACAAAAATATATTTGAATTCGGATCAGTTTTATCGTTTAGGCGCATTTTTTATGGGCGGTTCTATTCTAAGTTATGTCAACTTAAAAAAAATCAATAAACCCTATATAAAACTCGGACTTTTAATAATACTTATTGGCTCTTTATTTTTTAATTTTTATAAAACGACATCGTATATCGTACTACCATTACTAATGCTGTTGGTGTGTATTTCGTATTCGAAAAAACTAAATTATATACCGCATCGAATTGGCGATATATCCTATGGTGTCTATATTTATGGGTTTTTAGTACAACAAACACTGATGTATTATTATAGTTTTTCGCCAATACTACTCACCTTAATAAGCTTGCCAATTACTTATATAGCCGCTTTTTTGTCATGGCAATATATCGAAAAACCAGCTTTGCAATATAAAAACTTTGTATAA